In one Candidatus Polarisedimenticolia bacterium genomic region, the following are encoded:
- a CDS encoding DUF4855 domain-containing protein, translating to MSCPLRRQIPSFPWVFLWLLVCMILQPACATAPDSITGVDATTASVPPSRSTLPLSSFDAAGPSDMVLIYQGGTDRLAWTPEQLAPYVSAHASDGGERWLFDGFLFIEYRDNRGHAYAHGYSLEPARKEDWLWLIERNFAPHGGVPALDQALDSTIRRLGTPERPRQVVLTLPEPIPESTHWGSLEGRPLDFRNPKDRVAACRWHIETALAKWDSLHPKHLEMAGFYWVAEDDKQDATILPLVAEIIHAHGLRFFWIPYWRAGGAQDWSRLGFDAAYQQPNHFFHPEVKDERLEDACAFARSHHMGLEFECDSRACKSPELFRPRLYSYLRAFEMSGVRDEAAIAYYEGGGALLEMFKSPDAKCRADYQAIADWVMARHSRVMPVK from the coding sequence ATGTCTTGCCCCCTGCGTCGCCAGATTCCATCCTTCCCGTGGGTTTTTCTCTGGTTGCTGGTCTGCATGATCCTGCAACCGGCCTGCGCGACGGCTCCGGACTCGATCACCGGCGTCGATGCGACAACAGCGTCCGTCCCTCCGTCGCGCTCCACCCTGCCCCTCTCAAGCTTCGATGCGGCAGGCCCTTCCGATATGGTCCTCATCTATCAAGGCGGCACCGACCGCCTGGCCTGGACGCCCGAGCAGCTCGCCCCGTACGTCAGCGCTCATGCTTCGGATGGAGGCGAGCGCTGGCTGTTCGACGGCTTTCTTTTCATCGAATACCGCGACAACCGCGGACACGCTTACGCCCATGGCTACTCTCTCGAGCCCGCACGAAAAGAGGACTGGCTCTGGCTGATCGAGCGCAACTTCGCGCCCCACGGCGGCGTGCCGGCTCTCGACCAGGCGCTCGACTCCACCATCCGCCGGCTCGGCACGCCGGAGCGGCCGCGCCAGGTGGTTCTCACGCTTCCCGAACCCATCCCGGAGTCGACCCATTGGGGCTCGCTGGAAGGACGCCCCCTGGATTTCAGAAATCCCAAGGATCGCGTTGCCGCCTGCCGCTGGCATATCGAGACGGCGCTCGCGAAGTGGGACTCCCTTCACCCCAAGCACCTCGAGATGGCGGGCTTCTACTGGGTCGCCGAGGACGACAAGCAGGACGCAACCATCCTGCCGCTGGTGGCGGAAATCATTCATGCGCACGGTCTCCGCTTTTTCTGGATTCCTTACTGGCGCGCGGGAGGTGCTCAGGACTGGTCCAGGCTCGGATTCGACGCCGCCTACCAGCAGCCGAACCACTTCTTTCATCCGGAGGTGAAAGACGAGCGGCTCGAAGACGCCTGCGCTTTCGCGCGCAGTCACCACATGGGCCTGGAATTCGAATGCGACAGCCGGGCCTGCAAGTCCCCCGAGCTGTTCCGGCCGCGTCTTTACAGCTACCTGCGAGCTTTCGAGATGAGCGGCGTCCGCGACGAGGCCGCCATCGCCTACTACGAAGGCGGAGGAGCGCTCCTGGAGATGTTCAAGTCACCCGACGCAAAATGCCGCGCCGACTATCAGGCGATCGCTGATTGGGTGATGGCGCGCCACTCGAGAGTCATGCCGGTGAAGTGA
- a CDS encoding FG-GAP and VCBS repeat-containing protein produces MRSHFTKGMLGGAVAALALTVTVGAPGTLVIQYTGTGTDHLGAAVAFGDVNGDGTPDIIVGADGASYVDVYDGASPATRLYHFTGTVGDAFGSTVETGDVNGDGKADVLVGAYSWDGPAGVDQGYVRAFDGATGAQLFELQGDRTTDTFGASIAVADINGDGKGEILVGAPFAELRGTNANMGYVKLFDGATQAQLFRWDGPGRFDEMGRGVAFGDVNGDGTKDIVLGAGSGTGTDYGGFVWVFDGTNYSNRLYSFTDGKSHVKPEQNFGFAVAAADVNGDGKADIICGAYRGQTGPLRTDPTTGYVRVFNGADGSLLYQLNGEASGEEFGRFLDAGDLTGDGLADLGVGARWAALGGYVKVFDGPTGAVLDRKQADADFEWLGSSVAITSGGAGGMRRLASGAYEGDSRSPNPGGYVRVWQY; encoded by the coding sequence ATGCGAAGTCATTTCACCAAGGGAATGTTGGGAGGAGCGGTGGCCGCGCTGGCGCTGACAGTGACCGTGGGCGCCCCGGGAACGCTGGTCATTCAGTACACGGGCACCGGAACCGACCACCTGGGAGCCGCCGTGGCCTTCGGCGACGTGAACGGTGACGGGACACCCGACATCATCGTGGGCGCCGACGGAGCGAGCTACGTGGACGTTTACGACGGTGCGAGCCCGGCAACGCGTCTGTACCACTTCACCGGAACGGTCGGTGACGCCTTCGGCTCGACGGTGGAGACGGGCGACGTCAACGGCGACGGCAAGGCCGACGTGCTGGTCGGCGCTTATTCCTGGGACGGTCCGGCGGGCGTGGACCAGGGATACGTGCGCGCATTCGACGGTGCGACGGGTGCTCAGCTCTTCGAGCTGCAAGGCGATCGCACGACCGACACGTTTGGCGCATCGATCGCGGTGGCGGACATCAATGGGGACGGCAAGGGCGAGATCCTGGTCGGGGCGCCCTTCGCGGAGCTGCGCGGGACCAACGCGAACATGGGTTACGTCAAGCTGTTCGACGGGGCCACTCAAGCCCAGCTTTTCCGCTGGGACGGACCGGGACGCTTCGACGAGATGGGCCGGGGCGTGGCGTTCGGCGACGTGAATGGCGACGGAACCAAGGACATCGTCCTGGGAGCCGGCAGCGGCACCGGGACGGACTATGGAGGGTTCGTCTGGGTGTTCGACGGGACGAACTACTCCAACCGCCTGTACAGCTTCACGGACGGCAAGTCGCACGTGAAACCGGAGCAGAATTTCGGGTTCGCCGTGGCGGCGGCCGACGTCAACGGCGACGGCAAGGCCGATATCATCTGCGGAGCGTATCGGGGCCAGACCGGGCCGCTGCGCACCGACCCGACGACCGGCTACGTGCGGGTGTTCAACGGCGCCGACGGATCACTCCTCTATCAGCTGAACGGGGAGGCGTCGGGCGAGGAGTTCGGCCGGTTCCTGGATGCGGGGGACCTGACCGGCGACGGGCTGGCGGACCTCGGCGTCGGGGCCCGGTGGGCCGCCCTCGGCGGGTACGTGAAAGTGTTCGACGGGCCGACGGGCGCGGTGCTCGACCGGAAACAAGCCGACGCGGATTTCGAGTGGCTCGGCAGCTCGGTGGCCATCACGAGCGGCGGAGCCGGCGGCATGCGCCGCCTCGCATCGGGTGCCTATGAGGGCGACTCCCGGTCGCCGAACCCCGGAGGCTACGTTCGCGTCTGGCAGTACTGA
- a CDS encoding tetratricopeptide repeat protein, which yields MKLLLFISSSLLTLLLVVHAVRTRGARTALAFFVSAFLFGVIRGNSVAYLAAGEDAGPYIFSEAIVSIGRAELPAVIGWIFSVYLSWVLAERFLRSRPALAGGVFTLSAFAMLAMGCFSDAVETTASGVGWWRWNIVVVTTPLLPAGTHLFGIIEWMSVGFDFLVPFLLFRTPKGARSPLAWASLLLYPIHWACHWRFAIGPGVPHAYEWYHALIAFAVPVFALLPAPRLADGPRPASAGIERLPAVALGGMFVVLIAVDLGMLHSGELLVSLLPLAVMAAGAAFGEKAAFASGVAGAALAFAGSLAFGRSVPVALARMVPVLLAPACLLVFGSWLPRRRDRRVRWATATVLVLAAAGTGWGMARGKREREELSLLVAQAQSAMAARDFTRAEAAAKQAVALKPNVSLSTKMLANLYGGSGRLSEAWEYAQRSLELNPADYEAQRLAGQILRGQGDCDKATPYYQRALMLNPGDIDSAAALADCFSRQRRYGDAIAALQQVLARQPEAADLQHLLGALLIQTGDFRSAARVVGTLLAAHPEDAGAHLLMAYIHAAAGNAAAARSEAEKTLQLDPSDSQARALLDSLPR from the coding sequence ATGAAGCTCCTGCTCTTCATCTCCTCGTCGCTGCTCACGCTGCTGCTGGTGGTGCATGCGGTGCGGACGAGGGGAGCGCGGACCGCCCTCGCCTTCTTCGTATCGGCCTTCCTGTTCGGCGTGATCCGCGGCAACAGCGTTGCCTACCTGGCCGCCGGCGAGGACGCCGGCCCTTACATCTTCAGCGAGGCGATCGTCAGCATCGGACGTGCCGAGCTGCCCGCGGTGATCGGCTGGATCTTCTCGGTCTACCTCTCCTGGGTTCTGGCGGAGCGCTTCCTGCGCTCGCGCCCCGCTCTGGCGGGCGGGGTCTTCACCTTATCGGCCTTCGCCATGCTCGCGATGGGCTGCTTTTCGGATGCGGTGGAGACCACCGCCTCGGGGGTGGGATGGTGGCGCTGGAACATCGTCGTCGTCACGACGCCGCTGCTGCCGGCCGGGACGCACCTGTTCGGTATCATCGAATGGATGTCGGTCGGGTTCGATTTCCTCGTCCCTTTTCTGCTGTTTCGCACCCCTAAAGGGGCGCGCTCCCCGCTGGCCTGGGCCTCCCTGCTCCTGTACCCGATCCACTGGGCTTGCCACTGGCGCTTCGCCATCGGCCCCGGGGTGCCCCACGCCTACGAGTGGTATCACGCGCTCATTGCCTTTGCCGTGCCGGTCTTTGCGCTGCTGCCCGCCCCGCGCCTGGCGGACGGGCCGCGGCCCGCCTCGGCCGGCATCGAGCGGCTCCCGGCAGTGGCGCTGGGCGGGATGTTCGTGGTCCTGATCGCCGTCGATCTCGGGATGCTGCACAGTGGGGAGCTGCTGGTCTCGCTGCTGCCGCTGGCGGTCATGGCGGCCGGCGCGGCCTTTGGAGAGAAGGCGGCGTTCGCCTCGGGAGTCGCGGGTGCCGCGCTGGCCTTCGCGGGGTCGCTGGCCTTTGGACGCAGCGTGCCGGTGGCGTTGGCGCGGATGGTGCCGGTGCTGCTGGCGCCGGCCTGCCTGCTGGTTTTCGGCTCCTGGCTGCCGCGCAGGCGCGATCGTCGCGTGCGCTGGGCCACGGCGACGGTGCTGGTCCTGGCTGCGGCGGGAACGGGATGGGGCATGGCGCGGGGAAAGCGGGAGCGCGAAGAGCTCAGCCTCCTGGTGGCGCAGGCGCAAAGCGCCATGGCGGCGCGTGATTTCACGCGGGCCGAGGCGGCCGCGAAGCAGGCGGTCGCCTTGAAGCCGAACGTGAGCCTGTCGACGAAAATGCTGGCCAACCTCTACGGCGGCAGCGGCCGGCTCTCGGAAGCCTGGGAGTATGCGCAGCGCAGTCTCGAGCTCAACCCGGCGGATTACGAAGCGCAGCGCCTGGCGGGTCAGATTCTGCGCGGCCAGGGAGATTGCGACAAGGCGACCCCTTACTATCAGCGCGCCTTGATGCTGAACCCCGGCGACATCGACTCGGCGGCCGCGCTGGCTGATTGCTTCTCACGCCAGAGACGCTACGGCGACGCCATCGCGGCACTGCAGCAGGTGCTGGCACGGCAACCCGAGGCCGCCGACCTGCAGCATCTGCTGGGAGCGTTGCTGATCCAGACCGGTGATTTCCGCTCCGCCGCCCGCGTCGTCGGGACGCTGCTGGCGGCGCACCCGGAAGACGCCGGGGCCCACCTGCTCATGGCCTACATTCATGCCGCGGCCGGCAATGCCGCCGCCGCCCGATCCGAGGCGGAGAAAACGCTGCAGCTCGATCCCTCGGACTCCCAGGCTCGCGCCCTCCTCGACTCTTTACCGCGCTAG